A genomic window from Myotis daubentonii chromosome 4, mMyoDau2.1, whole genome shotgun sequence includes:
- the NYAP1 gene encoding neuronal tyrosine-phosphorylated phosphoinositide-3-kinase adapter 1 isoform X2, with the protein MNLLYRKTKLEWRQHKEEEARRSSSKEVAPAGSVGPGAGPGPGVRVRDIASLRRSLRMGFMTMPASQEHTPHPCRSAMAPRSLSCHSVGSMDSVGGGPGGGGGGLTEDISTRRPPAKPRRHPSTKLSMAGPGAETPPSKKAGSQKPAPEGRESSRKVPPQKPRRSPNTQLSVSFDESCPPAPSPRGGNLPLQRLSRGSCIAGDPEVGSQEEEPVYIEMVGDVFRGGGRCGGGLTGPPLGGGGPTPPAGADSDSEESEAIYEEMKYPLLEEAGEGRANGPPSLTVASSQHQPHALQPHTHHRPASALPSRRDGTPTKTTPCEIPPPFPNLLQHRPPLLAFPQAKSASRTPGDGVSRLPVLCHSKEPVGSTPAPQVPARERETPPLPPPPPAANLLLLGPSGRARSHSTPLPPQGSGQPRGERELPNSHSMICPKAAGAPAAPPAPATLLPGPPKDKAVSYTMVYSAVKVTTHSVLPAGPPLGAGEPKTEKEISVLHGMLCTSSRPPLPGKSSPHSGAMGTAAGVLHHRGCLASPHSLPDPTASPLTPLWTYPASAAGLKRPPAYESLKAGGVLNKGCGMGGPSPLVKIQLQEQGTDGGAFASISCAHVIASAGTPEEEEMGAAAFGAGWALQRKVLYGGRKAKELDKAEESARAWNGSTEGPAKVEREDRGPVASGIPVRSQGAEGLLARIHHGGDRGGSRSALPTPCQTFPACHRNGDFTGGYRLGRSASTSGVRQAVFHTPRPCSQPRDVPSQTHPALPLPLPLPPQPARERDGKLLEVIERKRCVCKEIKARHRPDRGLCKQESMPILPSWRRGPEPRKSGTPPCRRQHTVLWDTAI; encoded by the exons ATGAACCTTCTCTACCGAAAAACCAAGCTGGAGTGGAGGCAGCacaaggaggaggaggccaggaggag ctccaGTAAGGAGGTGGCTCCTGCAGGCTCGGTAGGGCCCGGGGCTGGCCCGGGGCCCGGGGTCCGTGTGCGGGACATCGCCTCTCTGCGCCGCTCCCTCAGGATGGGCTTCATGACTATGCCCgcctcccaggagcacaccccccacccctgccgcaGCGCCATGGCCCCTCGATCCCTCTCCTGCCACTCGGTGGGCAGCATGGACAGTGTGGGGGGTggtcctgggggaggaggtgggggtctCACTGAGGACATCAGCACACGAAGACCCCCGGCCAAGCCCCGGAGACACCCCAGCACCAAGCTCAGCATGGCAGGGCCCGGGGCAGAGACGCCCCCTAGCAAGAAGGCAG GCTCACAGAAGCCAGCCCCAGAGGGCCGAGAGTCTAGCCGGAAGGTTCCTCCGCAGAAGCCCAGGCGAAGCCCCAACACCCAGCTCTCTGTCTCCTTCGATgagtcctgccccccagctccctctccccgaGGGGGAAACTTGCCCCTTCAGCGCCTCAGTAGAGGGTCCTGCATCGCTGGGGACCCTGAGGTGGGTTCCCAAGAAGAAGAGCCAGTGTACATTGAGATGGTGGGGGATGTcttcaggggaggagggagatgtgGAGGGGGCCTGACTGGGCCccctcttgggggtgggggtccgaCCCCTCCAGCTGGCGCCGACTCAGACTCGGAAGAGAGCGAGGCCATATACGAGGAGATGAAATATCCGCTGCTCGAGGAGGCAGGGGAAGGCCGGGCCAATGGGCCCCCTTCGCTGACCGTCGCCTCCTCGCAACACCAGCCTCATGCCCTccagccccacacccaccatcGTCCAGCCTCAGCCCTCCCAAGCCGGAGGGACGGGACACCCACCAAGACCACTCCTTGTGAAATCCCCCCGCCCTTCCCTAACCTCCTTCAGCATCGCCCTCCACTTCTGGCCTTCCCCCAAGCCAAGTCTGCTTCCCGAACCCCTGGCGATGGGGTCTCAAGGCTACCAGTCCTCTGCCACTCCAAGGAGCCAGTGGGCTCTACCCCAGCTCCCCAAGTGCCTGCCCGAGAGCGGGAGACGCCTCCCCTACCACCGCCGCCTCCTGCTGCCAACTTGCTGCTGCTGGGACCCTCGGGCCGGGCCCGGAGCCACTCAACACCGCTGCCACCCCAGGGCTCTGGCCAGCCCCGGGGGGagcgggagctccccaactcccacaGCATGATCTGCCCCAAGGCGGCAGGGGCGCCggcagcccctcctgccccagccacctTGCTCCCTGGCCCCCCCAAGGACAAGGCCGTGTCTTACACCATGGTGTACTCAGCAGTCAAGGTGACCACCCACTCCGTCCTGCCAGCTGGGCCTCCCTTGGGTGCTGGGGAGCCCAAGACAGAGAAGGAGATCTCAGTCCTCCATGGGATGCTGTGCACCAGCTCGAGGCCCCCCTTACCTGGGAAGTCCAGCCCCCACAGCGGAGCCATGGGCACAGCAGCTGGGGTTCTCCATCACCGAGGCTGCCTGGCCTCCCCACACAGCCTTCCGGACCCAACTGCAAGCCCCCTAACCCCCCTCTGGACCTACCCAGCCTCAGCAGCTGGGCTTAAGAGACCCCCTGCCTATGAAAGCCTCAAGGCTGGGGGGGTGCTGAATAAGGGCTGTGGAATGGGGGGCCCATCCCCCCTGGTCAAGATCCAGCTGCAAGAGCAAGGGACTGATGGGGGTGCCTTTGCCAGTATTTCCTGTGCCCACGTCATCGCCAGTGCAGGGACACCAGAAGAAGAGGAGATGGGCGCAGCGGCAtttggggcaggctgggctctgcAGCGGAAGGTCCTgtatggaggaaggaaggcaaaAGAACTGGACA AGGCTGAGGAGAGTGCCCGGGCCTGGAATGGCAGCACCGAGGGTCCAGCCAAGGTGGAGCGCGAGGACAGGGGTCCTGTGGCATCAGGGATCCCAGTGAGGAGCCAGGGGGCagagggcctgctggccaggatCCACCACGGAGGAGACCGAGGAGGGAGTCGCTCGGCGCTGCCCACACCCTGCCAGACCTTTCCGGCCTGCCACCGAAACGGAG aCTTCACCGGAGGCTACCGCCTGGGGCGCTCTGCCTCCACCTCTGGAGTCCGGCAGGCCGTGTTCCACACTCCCAGACCCTGCAGTCAGCCCCGGGATGTCCCCAGCCAG ACCCACCCTGCACTGccgctgcctctgcccctgccgcCCCAGCCGGCCCGCGAGCGCGACGGCAAGCTGCTGGAGGTGATCGAGCGCAAACGCTGCGTGTGCAAGGAGATCAAGGCGCGCCACCGGCCCGACCGGGGCCTCTGCAAGCAGGAGAGCATGCCCATCCTCCCCAGCTGGAGGCGGGGGCCCGAGCCCCGAAAGTCCGGCACCCCGCCCTGCCGCCGGCAGCACACGGTCCTCTGGGACACTGCCATCTGA
- the NYAP1 gene encoding neuronal tyrosine-phosphorylated phosphoinositide-3-kinase adapter 1 isoform X1 produces the protein MNLLYRKTKLEWRQHKEEEARRSSSKEVAPAGSVGPGAGPGPGVRVRDIASLRRSLRMGFMTMPASQEHTPHPCRSAMAPRSLSCHSVGSMDSVGGGPGGGGGGLTEDISTRRPPAKPRRHPSTKLSMAGPGAETPPSKKAGSQKPAPEGRESSRKVPPQKPRRSPNTQLSVSFDESCPPAPSPRGGNLPLQRLSRGSCIAGDPEVGSQEEEPVYIEMVGDVFRGGGRCGGGLTGPPLGGGGPTPPAGADSDSEESEAIYEEMKYPLLEEAGEGRANGPPSLTVASSQHQPHALQPHTHHRPASALPSRRDGTPTKTTPCEIPPPFPNLLQHRPPLLAFPQAKSASRTPGDGVSRLPVLCHSKEPVGSTPAPQVPARERETPPLPPPPPAANLLLLGPSGRARSHSTPLPPQGSGQPRGERELPNSHSMICPKAAGAPAAPPAPATLLPGPPKDKAVSYTMVYSAVKVTTHSVLPAGPPLGAGEPKTEKEISVLHGMLCTSSRPPLPGKSSPHSGAMGTAAGVLHHRGCLASPHSLPDPTASPLTPLWTYPASAAGLKRPPAYESLKAGGVLNKGCGMGGPSPLVKIQLQEQGTDGGAFASISCAHVIASAGTPEEEEMGAAAFGAGWALQRKVLYGGRKAKELDTEAEESARAWNGSTEGPAKVEREDRGPVASGIPVRSQGAEGLLARIHHGGDRGGSRSALPTPCQTFPACHRNGDFTGGYRLGRSASTSGVRQAVFHTPRPCSQPRDVPSQTHPALPLPLPLPPQPARERDGKLLEVIERKRCVCKEIKARHRPDRGLCKQESMPILPSWRRGPEPRKSGTPPCRRQHTVLWDTAI, from the exons ATGAACCTTCTCTACCGAAAAACCAAGCTGGAGTGGAGGCAGCacaaggaggaggaggccaggaggag ctccaGTAAGGAGGTGGCTCCTGCAGGCTCGGTAGGGCCCGGGGCTGGCCCGGGGCCCGGGGTCCGTGTGCGGGACATCGCCTCTCTGCGCCGCTCCCTCAGGATGGGCTTCATGACTATGCCCgcctcccaggagcacaccccccacccctgccgcaGCGCCATGGCCCCTCGATCCCTCTCCTGCCACTCGGTGGGCAGCATGGACAGTGTGGGGGGTggtcctgggggaggaggtgggggtctCACTGAGGACATCAGCACACGAAGACCCCCGGCCAAGCCCCGGAGACACCCCAGCACCAAGCTCAGCATGGCAGGGCCCGGGGCAGAGACGCCCCCTAGCAAGAAGGCAG GCTCACAGAAGCCAGCCCCAGAGGGCCGAGAGTCTAGCCGGAAGGTTCCTCCGCAGAAGCCCAGGCGAAGCCCCAACACCCAGCTCTCTGTCTCCTTCGATgagtcctgccccccagctccctctccccgaGGGGGAAACTTGCCCCTTCAGCGCCTCAGTAGAGGGTCCTGCATCGCTGGGGACCCTGAGGTGGGTTCCCAAGAAGAAGAGCCAGTGTACATTGAGATGGTGGGGGATGTcttcaggggaggagggagatgtgGAGGGGGCCTGACTGGGCCccctcttgggggtgggggtccgaCCCCTCCAGCTGGCGCCGACTCAGACTCGGAAGAGAGCGAGGCCATATACGAGGAGATGAAATATCCGCTGCTCGAGGAGGCAGGGGAAGGCCGGGCCAATGGGCCCCCTTCGCTGACCGTCGCCTCCTCGCAACACCAGCCTCATGCCCTccagccccacacccaccatcGTCCAGCCTCAGCCCTCCCAAGCCGGAGGGACGGGACACCCACCAAGACCACTCCTTGTGAAATCCCCCCGCCCTTCCCTAACCTCCTTCAGCATCGCCCTCCACTTCTGGCCTTCCCCCAAGCCAAGTCTGCTTCCCGAACCCCTGGCGATGGGGTCTCAAGGCTACCAGTCCTCTGCCACTCCAAGGAGCCAGTGGGCTCTACCCCAGCTCCCCAAGTGCCTGCCCGAGAGCGGGAGACGCCTCCCCTACCACCGCCGCCTCCTGCTGCCAACTTGCTGCTGCTGGGACCCTCGGGCCGGGCCCGGAGCCACTCAACACCGCTGCCACCCCAGGGCTCTGGCCAGCCCCGGGGGGagcgggagctccccaactcccacaGCATGATCTGCCCCAAGGCGGCAGGGGCGCCggcagcccctcctgccccagccacctTGCTCCCTGGCCCCCCCAAGGACAAGGCCGTGTCTTACACCATGGTGTACTCAGCAGTCAAGGTGACCACCCACTCCGTCCTGCCAGCTGGGCCTCCCTTGGGTGCTGGGGAGCCCAAGACAGAGAAGGAGATCTCAGTCCTCCATGGGATGCTGTGCACCAGCTCGAGGCCCCCCTTACCTGGGAAGTCCAGCCCCCACAGCGGAGCCATGGGCACAGCAGCTGGGGTTCTCCATCACCGAGGCTGCCTGGCCTCCCCACACAGCCTTCCGGACCCAACTGCAAGCCCCCTAACCCCCCTCTGGACCTACCCAGCCTCAGCAGCTGGGCTTAAGAGACCCCCTGCCTATGAAAGCCTCAAGGCTGGGGGGGTGCTGAATAAGGGCTGTGGAATGGGGGGCCCATCCCCCCTGGTCAAGATCCAGCTGCAAGAGCAAGGGACTGATGGGGGTGCCTTTGCCAGTATTTCCTGTGCCCACGTCATCGCCAGTGCAGGGACACCAGAAGAAGAGGAGATGGGCGCAGCGGCAtttggggcaggctgggctctgcAGCGGAAGGTCCTgtatggaggaaggaaggcaaaAGAACTGGACA CAGAGGCTGAGGAGAGTGCCCGGGCCTGGAATGGCAGCACCGAGGGTCCAGCCAAGGTGGAGCGCGAGGACAGGGGTCCTGTGGCATCAGGGATCCCAGTGAGGAGCCAGGGGGCagagggcctgctggccaggatCCACCACGGAGGAGACCGAGGAGGGAGTCGCTCGGCGCTGCCCACACCCTGCCAGACCTTTCCGGCCTGCCACCGAAACGGAG aCTTCACCGGAGGCTACCGCCTGGGGCGCTCTGCCTCCACCTCTGGAGTCCGGCAGGCCGTGTTCCACACTCCCAGACCCTGCAGTCAGCCCCGGGATGTCCCCAGCCAG ACCCACCCTGCACTGccgctgcctctgcccctgccgcCCCAGCCGGCCCGCGAGCGCGACGGCAAGCTGCTGGAGGTGATCGAGCGCAAACGCTGCGTGTGCAAGGAGATCAAGGCGCGCCACCGGCCCGACCGGGGCCTCTGCAAGCAGGAGAGCATGCCCATCCTCCCCAGCTGGAGGCGGGGGCCCGAGCCCCGAAAGTCCGGCACCCCGCCCTGCCGCCGGCAGCACACGGTCCTCTGGGACACTGCCATCTGA